The following proteins are co-located in the Manihot esculenta cultivar AM560-2 chromosome 9, M.esculenta_v8, whole genome shotgun sequence genome:
- the LOC110622495 gene encoding putative defensin-like protein 184, whose protein sequence is MVKLSTFCFLLLLLIFAPDEKLVLKAEGKDCHKVWNCKGGNRCWEDCRNKYNGMGQCDLYTAPPVPKQCFCAYKC, encoded by the exons ATGGTGAAGCTTTCTACCTTCTGTTTTCTGCTTCTCCTCCTCATCTTTGCTCCTG ATGAAAAGTTGGTGCTCAAGGCAGAAGGAAAAGATTGCCACAAAGTTTGGAACTGCAAAGGAGGCAACCGTTGCTGGGAGGACTGCAGAAACAAATATAATGGAATGGGACAATGTGATTTATACACTGCACCCCCTGTTCCTAAGCAGTGCTTTTGTGCATACAAGTGCTGA
- the LOC110622014 gene encoding protein translocase subunit SecA isoform X2, translated as MLPFLNPKSMQSPKSIISISKLNPKSLCFFYSSAFCHRDPHLAPSHYRFISSTNSVCSWMDSIKGVFTGKKADSKDTVESFTLLRFADELKNARRVGSFKQFIVGRSSEATFADAFEKMEGIVRYLHGFDPTGENVQTSQKQEAAKHCNCTIADVERALAQFTWAKEAQKKLQKLKEEGKPVPKSIAEMQKMMGSTPLELARSNLAKSGQLSRNAFCPCGSKKRYKRCCGKD; from the exons ATGCTTCCATTTCTGAACCCGAAAAGCATGCAGTCCCCAAAATCTATAATCAGCATTTCTAAGCTAAACCCTAAATCCCTCTGCTTCTTCTATTCGTCCGCATTCTGTCATCGTGATCCTCACCTAGCTCCATCGCATTACCGTTTCATCTCCTCCACCAACTCCGTTTGCTCATGGATGGACTCCATCAAAGGGGTGTTCACCGGCAAAAAAGCCGACTCCAAAGACACTGTGGAATCATTCACGCTTCTTC GTTTTGCTGATGAGCTGAAGAATGCAAGGAGGGTTGGGTCATTCAAGCAATTCATTGTGGGTCGAAGCAGTGAAGCAACATTTGCCGACGCTTTTGAAAAAATGGAGGGGATTGTTCGATATCTCCATGGTTTTGATCCTACTGGAGAG AACGTGCAAACCTCCCAAAAGCAAGAAGCAGCAAAGCACTGTAATTGCACAATAGCTGATGTTGAGAGGGCGCTTGCACAATTTACGTGGGCCAAAGAAGCACAAAAGAAGCTACAGAAGTTAAAGGAAGAAGGAAAACCTGTTCCAAAGAGCATTGCTGAG ATGCAAAAAATGATGGGATCAACACCATTAGAACTTGCAAGGTCTAATTTGGCTAAGAGTGGGCAATTAAGCAGAAATGCATTCTGTCCATGCGGTTCTAAGAAGAGATACAAACG GTGCTGTGGAAAGGATTAG
- the LOC110622014 gene encoding uncharacterized protein LOC110622014 isoform X1, protein MLPFLNPKSMQSPKSIISISKLNPKSLCFFYSSAFCHRDPHLAPSHYRFISSTNSVCSWMDSIKGVFTGKKADSKDTVESFTLLRFADELKNARRVGSFKQFIVGRSSEATFADAFEKMEGIVRYLHGFDPTGENVQTSQKQEAAKHCNCTIADVERALAQFTWAKEAQKKLQKLKEEGKPVPKSIAEMQKMMGSTPLELARSNLAKSGQLSRNAFCPCGSKKRYKRNRLNSY, encoded by the exons ATGCTTCCATTTCTGAACCCGAAAAGCATGCAGTCCCCAAAATCTATAATCAGCATTTCTAAGCTAAACCCTAAATCCCTCTGCTTCTTCTATTCGTCCGCATTCTGTCATCGTGATCCTCACCTAGCTCCATCGCATTACCGTTTCATCTCCTCCACCAACTCCGTTTGCTCATGGATGGACTCCATCAAAGGGGTGTTCACCGGCAAAAAAGCCGACTCCAAAGACACTGTGGAATCATTCACGCTTCTTC GTTTTGCTGATGAGCTGAAGAATGCAAGGAGGGTTGGGTCATTCAAGCAATTCATTGTGGGTCGAAGCAGTGAAGCAACATTTGCCGACGCTTTTGAAAAAATGGAGGGGATTGTTCGATATCTCCATGGTTTTGATCCTACTGGAGAG AACGTGCAAACCTCCCAAAAGCAAGAAGCAGCAAAGCACTGTAATTGCACAATAGCTGATGTTGAGAGGGCGCTTGCACAATTTACGTGGGCCAAAGAAGCACAAAAGAAGCTACAGAAGTTAAAGGAAGAAGGAAAACCTGTTCCAAAGAGCATTGCTGAG ATGCAAAAAATGATGGGATCAACACCATTAGAACTTGCAAGGTCTAATTTGGCTAAGAGTGGGCAATTAAGCAGAAATGCATTCTGTCCATGCGGTTCTAAGAAGAGATACAAACG CAACAGGTTGAATAGTTACTAA
- the LOC110622525 gene encoding uncharacterized protein LOC110622525, translating to MAIYASSSSPTQKGIVITVPVLVLSVSVAAIMLFLLFSSLSSCDCPASAPPLESFAGGRGGAGGGDVGAKVRISPTKEDIEWVKDQIRVNGLHMQDNVLRKGINPRTRAQQLEDLIQYKGISHYEEPESNNHTALPCPGELLVEEHHSNYGEPWAGGRDVFEFLAEAAHLSPSSQVLEIGCGTLRVGLHFIRYLNPEHYQCLERDELSLMAALRYELPSQGLLYKRPLIVRGEDMEFSKFGAGVVYDLIYASAVFLHMPDKLVWVGLERLASKLRPYNGRIFVSHNIKFCSRLGGEECTKRLTSLGLAYLGKHTHDSLLFNHYEIWFEFKRFKA from the exons ATGGCTATCTATGCTTCATCTTCATCGCCGACACAGAAGGGAATAGTCATAACAGTTCCAGTTCTCGTGCTCTCGGTCTCTGTCGCAGCTATCATGTTGTTcttacttttctcttctctATCTTCTTGTGATTGTCCGGCTTCTGCTCCACCTTTAGAAAGCTTTGCCGGAGGTCGCGGTGGAGCAGGCGGAGGTGATGTGGGTGCTAAAGTGAGGATATCGCCGACAAAAGAGGATATCGAATGGGTCAAGGATCAGATCCGGGTGAATGGATTGCATATGCAAGACAACGTTCTCCGAAAAGGCATTAATCCTCGCACTAGGGCTCAGCAACTCGAAGATCTGATTCA GTACAAGGGCATATCACACTATGAAGAGCCAGAATCCAATAATCATACAGCACTTCCTTGCCCTGGTGAGCTCCTTGTGGAAGAACACCATAGCAACTACGGGGAGCCATGGGCAGGTGGGCGAGATGTGTTTGAATTCCTGGCTGAAGCTGCGCATCTATCACCCAGCTCACAAGTGCTTGAGATTGGGTGTGGCACACTACGTGTTGGGTTGCATTTTATTCGGTATCTTAATCCTGAACACTACCAATGTCTAGAAAGGGACGAGCTCTCTTTAATGGCTGCATTAAGGTATGAGCTTCCTTCACAGGGTCTTCTATACAAGCGACCTCTGATTGTGCGAGGGGAAGATATGGAGTTCTCCAAGTTTGGTGCAGGCGTTGTATATGATTTAATATATGCTAGTGCTGTGTTTCTTCACATGCCTGACAAGCTTGTCTGGGTTGGACTAGAAAGGTTAGCGAGTAAGTTGAGACCTTACAATGGGCGAATCTTCGTGTCACATAATATTAAGTTCTGTTCAAGACTGGGAGGTGAGGAATGTACTAAGAGGCTGACCAGTTTGGGGCTTGCGTATTTGGGAAAGCACACACATGATAGTTTGCTTTTTAATCACTATGAAATTTGGTTTGAGTTTAAACGGTTCAAAGCCTAA
- the LOC110622524 gene encoding kinesin-like protein KIN-14U codes for MLISHELISLSLDNAIESLNSSPMESSLDFPGEMPLESDLLDLPPLPTNCTDVNVVPEHEKNNFELSISNLEGELAQLRQKEKSLNKKRKEALNKILDIKGCIRVFCRVRPFLLTERRRTPEAVSIRLEKVTVRSVGNKKEFGFDKVFHQAATQEDVFVEVEPILRSAVDGYNVCILAYGQTGTGKTFTMDGTNDQPGIIPRALEELYHQASSDSSSSISFSMSLLEVYMGNLRDLLAPKAKRCNLNIQTDPKGLVEIEGLTEVKIPDLAKAKWWYTKGRRARSTAWTNVNETSSRSHCLTRINISRHGDKMKVKAPVSKLWMVDLGGSERLLKTGATGQTLDEGRAINLSLSALGDVIAALRRKRGHVPYRNSKLTQILKDSLGDSSKVLMLVHVSPREDDVGETICSLSFANRARAIEINGELPEEIIKLRQKRILELEEDMREAEEECQNVRNQIQKAEFLLSENKKLLLTNYPFTEDKEKTPVSDKEDGRTVNRTPLITENGNRNSLPRFMTSTVASRQRQNAAEKEIVRKAGSLRPGTKSSVQFSGFHSLSFSDIRLKSILRDSNRKSGYGETKTILKENLKCNSSDLKIPFLPRSKMVTASDPNLRTTLSRHRRRMSDLN; via the exons ATGCTCATTTCCCATGAGTTGATCTCACTGTCCCTAGACAATGCAATCGAATCCTTAAACTCATCTCCAATGGAATCAAGCCTTGATTTTCCTGGTGAGATGCCATTGGAATCTGACTTGCTAGATTTGCCGCCACTTCCCACCAATTGCACTGATGTGAATGTCGTTCCTGAACACGAAAAGAACAACTTCGAGCTATCCATATCAAATCTGGAAG gaGAACTTGCACAGTTGAGGCAGAAGGAGAAGTCACTAAACAAGAAGCGTAAAGAAGCATTAAATAAGATATTGGACATTAAAG GCTGTATTAGAGTATTTTGCCGAGTGAGGCCATTCCTACTGACAGAAAGGAGAAGAACTCCCGAAGCCGTCTCAATTAGGTTAGAGAAGGTTACAGTTAGATCTGTAGGAAATAAGAAGGAATTCGGATTTGACAAGGTTTTCCATCAAGCAGCAACTCAGG AGGATGTTTTTGTTGAGGTTGAACCAATCCTAAGATCTGCGGTTGATGGATACAACGTATGCATATTGGCTTATGGTCAAACTGGGACTGGCAAGACATTTACAATG GATGGCACAAATGATCAACCTGGGATCATTCCTCGGGCGCTAGAAGAGCTTTATCATCAAGCTTCTTCAGACAGCTCATCTTCTATATCGTTTTCAATGAGCTTGTTGGAGGTTTACATGGGGAACCTGAGAGATCTGCTGGCTCCAAAAGCAAAAAGATG CAATCTCAACATCCAAACAGATCCAAAGGGATTGGTGGAAATTGAGGGTTTGACAGAGGTCAAGATCCCAGATTTAGCAAAAGCAAAATGGTGGTACACCAAGGGGAGACGGGCTAGATCTACTGCATGGACCAATGTGAACGAGACATCAAGCAGGTCGCATTG CTTAACAAGGATCAACATTTCTCGACATGGAGATAAAATGAAAGTCAAAGCACCAGTAAGCAAACTGTGGATGGTGGATCTTGGAGGTAGTGAACGATTGCTGAAAACAGGGGCCACAGGACAGACACTTGATGAAGGACGGGCTATAAATCTCTCTCTTTCTGCTTTAGGTGATGTTATTGCTGCTCTTAGAAGGAAGAGGGGCCATGTGCCTTACAG AAATAGCAAGCTAACTCAAATTCTCAAAGATTCTTTAG GTGACAGTTCAAAGGTTTTAATGCTAGTGCACGTAAGCCCTCGTGAAGATGATGTCGGAGAGACTATATGTTCTTTAAGCTTTGCAAATAGAGCAAGAGCGATTGAAATAAATGGAGAACTGCCAGAG GAAATTATCAAGCTAAGGCAGAAAAGGATCTTGGAGCTTGAAGAAGACATGAGAGAAGCTGAAGAAGAGTGCCAAAACGTTAGGAATCAAATACAAAAGGCTGAGTTCTTGTTAAGCGAAAACAAAAAACTTCTATTAACAAATTACCCGTTTACTGAGGACAAGGAAAAGACACCTGTGAGTGACAAAGAAGATGGTAGGACAGTAAATAGAACTCCTTTAATTACTGAAAATGGAAATAGGAATTCTCTCCCTAGATTCATGACGTCTACTGTAGCTAGTCGCCAAAGGCAAAATGCTGCCGAGAAGGAGATAGTCAGAAAAGCAGGAAGTTTGAGACCAGGGACAAAAAGTTCAGTCCAATTTTCTGGTTTTCACTCTCTCAGTTTTTCAGATATTCGTCTCAAATCAATTTTACGGGATTCAAACAGAAAATCTGGGTATGGTGAGACAAAAACCATCCTTAAAGAGAATCTCAAATGCAATAGCTCAGATTTGAAGATACCCTTCTTGCCACGAAGCAAGATGGTTACTGCATCTGATCCGAATTTGAGAACTACGCTTAGTCGCCATCGAAGAAGAATGTCTGATCTGAACTGA